Proteins from a single region of Cryptococcus neoformans var. grubii H99 chromosome 5, complete sequence:
- a CDS encoding nucleolysin TIA-1/TIAR → MAAPFTQYGITPGQSAEAPKRPHLYVGNLSPRVTDYILTEIFAVAGPVVSAKIIQDRNFQHGGFNYGFVEYADMRSADQALTTLNGRKIFDAEIRVNWAYQGNQNKEDTQHHYHVFVGDLSPEVNDDVLSKAFGAFGSLSEARVMWDMNSGKSRGYGFLSFRDKADAEQAIASMNGEWLGSRAIRVNWANQKTQTGGTRTGGATPSYSAPSMGAPPAPAGIPSAYGAPVPGVVPGVGVGGAVGSYETVASQTPEFNTTVYVGNLIPYTTQADLIPLFQGYGYIVEIRMQADRGFAFVKLDTHQNAALAITHLQNQLVHGRPIKCSWGKDKGSMEGGAPAAGYPPMQPQLGYPNYNYYGGYNYNQAGVPGQPGQPGVAVASHAAPAVGAVGAVGAEGQAQQGAWDPAAAAAYYQAGGWGGYYAQQQDAQQPSAHQ, encoded by the exons ATGGCTGCTCCATTCACTCAATACGGCATCACCCCAGGTCAATCCGCCGAAGCTCCCAAACGACCCCACCTTTACGTCGGCAACCTTTCTCCCCGAGTCACCGATTACATCCTCACCGAAATTTTTGCTGTCGCCGGTCCCGTCGTCAGCGCGAAGATCATTCAAGACCGAAATTTCCAGCACGGTGGATTCAACTATGGTTTTGTCGAGTACGCCGACATGCGCTCTGCCGACCAGGCACTCACCACGCTCAACGGCCGCAAGATCTTTGACGCCGAAATCAGGGTCAACTGGGCGTATCAGGGTAATCAAAACAAGGAGGACACACAGCACCATTACCACGTCTTTGTTGGAGACTTGAGTCCAGAAGTGAATGACGATGTCTTGTCAAAGGCGTTTGGTGCCTTTGGTAGTCTGAGCGAGGCGAGGGTCATGTGGGATATGAACTCGGGCAAGAGCAGAGGCTATggtttcctctccttccg TGACAAGGCCGATGCTGAGCAAGCTATTGCTTCCATGAACGGTGAATGGCTCGGTTCCCGTGCCATCCGTGTTAACTGGGCAAACCAGAAGACTCAGACAGGGGGCACTCGAACCGGCGGCGCTACGCCTTCGTACTCGGCCCCTTCTATGGGCGCCCCTCCCGCTCCTGCCGGTATCCCCTCTGCTTACGGTGCCCCCGTCCCTGGTGTGGTTCCAGGCGTCGGCGTTGGTGGTGCCGTCGGCTCATATGAAACTGTTGCTTCTCAAACGCCCGAATTCAACACTACGGTCTATGTCGGCAATCTCATTCCTTACACCACTCAGGCCGACCTCATTCCGCTTTTCCAGGGCTATGGCTATATTGTTGAAATCCGCATGCAGGCCGACAGGGGCTTTGCGTTTGTCAAGCTTGACACGCACCAGAATGCTGCTTTGGCAATCACTCATTTACAAAACCAGTTGGTGCACGGAAGGCCCATCAAGTGTTCGTGGGGCAAGGACAAGGGATCAATGGAAGGTGGCGCACCTGCAGCTGGATACCCCCCCATG CAACCTCAACTCGGCTATCCCAACTACAACTACTATGGAGGATACAACTATAATCAGGCTGGTGTCCCAGGTCAGCCGGGACAACCTGGCGTAGCTGTTGCGAGCCACGCTGCTCCCGCCGTTGGTGCTGTCGGGGCCGTAGGCGCCGAGGGCCAGGCTCAGCAAGGCGCGTGGGAccctgctgctgctgccgcgTAC